Proteins encoded by one window of Salicibibacter halophilus:
- a CDS encoding phosphotransferase, translated as MMFDYKDPEKIVAIFDWEMATIGDPYTDLGSTLAYWIGKNDPELGITSVTHKTGFYSRREFLERYSQLTNRDFSNINFYLAFGFYKLAGILQQLYYRWKINEIKDKRFVSLNKGINNLIELSNEAKSNKLL; from the coding sequence ATGATGTTTGATTATAAAGATCCGGAAAAAATTGTCGCAATTTTTGATTGGGAAATGGCAACAATCGGTGATCCATATACAGATCTTGGGTCAACACTGGCTTATTGGATTGGGAAAAACGATCCTGAGCTTGGGATCACATCAGTAACCCACAAAACGGGATTTTACAGTAGAAGAGAATTTTTGGAAAGGTATAGTCAACTAACAAATAGAGACTTTTCAAATATCAATTTTTATTTGGCATTTGGATTTTATAAACTGGCCGGTATTTTGCAACAACTTTACTACCGCTGGAAAATTAATGAGATAAAAGATAAACGCTTTGTGTCGTTAAATAAAGGTATAAATAATTTAATTGAACTTAGCAATGAAGCTAAGAGCAATAAATTACTATAG
- a CDS encoding sigma-54 interaction domain-containing protein, with protein sequence MKGGFIVYKNKLKFGFEYDKLIEAIDQMYEGFLLSDLDGRIIYANKAVANTAGASLEEIVGKTPKEMEDDGSIIQQSTKVMSEAPITMIHKLRTGPEIFITSKPIYDESGSIICFTANYHNLKTLNYLNRLHDSTSNTINIYSESYRDKRIKGWIGNSNITNQLKDKVMKVANTEAMVLITGESGVGKEVVASNIQQLSPRKDKPYIQINCGAIPRELIEAELFGYEKGAFTGADATKKGFFEEANGGTVLLDEIGEMPLNLQVKLLRVIQTNKVTRVGGTKDISLNVRFIASTNKDLLASVKQGEFREDLYYRLNVIPINVPSLKERKDDIFPLCDYFLQKHNKKHEVEKKFAPETLQLFQEYHWPGNVRQLENMIERLVIITEEDVIAPPHIPSELKIKHNFSSLDNIKPLKDAREEAEMNMISMAIQKYGTIRKAARYLEVDHSTIVRKMKKYNINL encoded by the coding sequence ATGAAAGGTGGATTTATTGTGTACAAAAACAAGTTAAAATTCGGTTTTGAATATGATAAATTGATTGAAGCGATAGACCAGATGTATGAAGGTTTCCTATTATCGGATCTTGATGGGCGTATAATTTATGCTAATAAGGCAGTTGCAAATACTGCCGGGGCATCATTAGAAGAAATTGTGGGGAAGACGCCAAAAGAAATGGAAGATGACGGATCAATTATTCAACAATCCACGAAAGTGATGTCTGAAGCACCTATCACGATGATACACAAATTAAGAACAGGACCGGAAATCTTTATTACGAGTAAACCTATTTATGATGAGAGTGGCAGTATTATCTGTTTTACAGCGAATTATCATAATTTGAAAACGTTAAACTATTTAAATCGTCTTCATGATAGTACGTCTAACACTATAAACATTTATAGCGAATCCTATAGGGATAAACGTATAAAAGGCTGGATTGGGAACAGCAATATCACAAATCAGTTGAAAGATAAAGTAATGAAAGTGGCAAACACTGAGGCAATGGTTCTGATTACTGGCGAGTCAGGCGTAGGAAAAGAAGTCGTAGCCAGTAATATCCAACAATTAAGTCCTCGTAAGGATAAGCCATACATTCAAATTAATTGTGGCGCGATACCTCGGGAATTAATTGAAGCAGAATTGTTTGGTTATGAAAAAGGGGCTTTTACCGGTGCTGATGCAACGAAAAAAGGTTTTTTTGAAGAGGCTAATGGAGGAACCGTTCTTCTAGACGAGATAGGAGAAATGCCGCTAAACTTACAAGTGAAACTATTGCGAGTGATCCAGACAAATAAAGTTACGCGAGTAGGTGGAACTAAAGATATATCGTTGAATGTCAGATTCATTGCATCAACGAATAAAGATTTACTGGCGTCTGTGAAACAGGGTGAATTTCGAGAAGACCTCTATTATCGATTAAATGTAATCCCAATAAATGTCCCTTCCTTAAAGGAAAGAAAAGATGACATATTCCCATTATGCGATTACTTTTTACAAAAACATAATAAAAAACACGAAGTTGAGAAAAAATTTGCTCCGGAAACGTTACAATTATTTCAGGAATACCATTGGCCAGGAAATGTAAGACAATTGGAAAATATGATTGAAAGATTAGTCATTATAACGGAAGAAGATGTTATTGCCCCTCCACATATTCCCTCTGAGCTCAAAATAAAGCACAACTTTTCATCATTGGATAACATTAAACCCTTAAAGGACGCTCGTGAAGAAGCCGAAATGAACATGATTAGCATGGCCATTCAAAAGTATGGAACCATTCGAAAAGCTGCCCGATATCTTGAAGTGGACCATTCTACAATTGTTAGAAAGATGAAAAAGTATAATATCAACTTATGA
- a CDS encoding long-chain-fatty-acid--CoA ligase — MNGKPWLDVYPQNVKQQIDVPHHSLPQMLLEKVETYAQHVALSFQGQELTYEELGAMISSFASGLQGVSIQKGDRIAIMLPNCPQYVIACYGTLMAGGIVTQINPMLTERELTYILNDSGAETIVVLDDLYPKMKAVQNLTKVKNVIVVSLLAKDTSYEPAVTFDEFLQKGGEQEVSQVAIDPAEDVAVLQYTGGTTGRSKGVMLTHQNLMANLVQIYEYFKEDLSFGRERLLTVIPLFHVYGMSNGMNLAVFLGATNIMLPRFDVQDVLETIKEKKPTMFPGVPTMYISLLTHPEAEKYGLDSIRICISGSAPMPVERMKEFEQKTGAKILDGYGLSETAPSTHANPLFAERKQGSVGIGLPSTDYKIVDTHTGQKVMPTGEIGEVIIRGPQVMKGYWNKPEETQQSLRDGWLYTGDMAYMDDEGYVYIADRKKDMIIASGYNVYPREVEEVLNEHAAVLEVAVIGVADDYRGETVKAFIVLREGASITEQEVIAHSRKYLAAFKVPRFVEFREELPKSNVGKTLRRSLREEQNQTQSS; from the coding sequence GTGAATGGTAAACCTTGGTTGGATGTATATCCGCAAAATGTAAAACAACAGATTGATGTTCCTCATCATAGTTTACCGCAAATGTTATTAGAAAAGGTTGAAACGTACGCGCAACATGTTGCTCTCTCTTTTCAAGGACAGGAGCTAACATATGAAGAATTGGGTGCGATGATCTCCTCATTTGCTTCCGGGTTACAAGGAGTAAGCATACAAAAAGGAGATCGCATAGCGATTATGTTGCCCAACTGTCCCCAGTACGTCATCGCTTGCTACGGTACATTGATGGCAGGAGGCATTGTTACTCAGATCAACCCTATGCTAACCGAAAGGGAATTAACCTATATTTTGAATGACTCCGGTGCGGAAACGATCGTGGTCCTGGATGACCTATACCCAAAAATGAAAGCGGTTCAAAACCTAACTAAGGTGAAAAATGTCATCGTCGTCAGCCTGCTAGCTAAAGACACGTCCTATGAACCAGCGGTCACGTTCGATGAGTTCCTGCAGAAAGGTGGTGAACAGGAGGTATCACAGGTAGCCATTGATCCCGCAGAAGATGTCGCTGTCTTGCAATATACAGGAGGAACAACAGGGCGTTCCAAAGGGGTCATGCTTACTCACCAGAACTTGATGGCTAATCTCGTGCAAATATATGAATATTTCAAGGAAGACTTATCTTTTGGTCGTGAGCGACTGCTAACAGTCATTCCTTTATTCCATGTTTATGGGATGTCGAACGGCATGAATCTGGCCGTTTTTCTAGGGGCGACCAATATTATGCTGCCTAGGTTTGATGTTCAGGACGTATTAGAGACGATTAAAGAAAAAAAGCCGACCATGTTCCCTGGAGTACCGACCATGTATATCAGTTTGTTAACGCACCCTGAAGCTGAAAAATACGGTTTGGACAGCATTCGGATATGTATTAGCGGTAGCGCGCCCATGCCCGTTGAGCGTATGAAAGAATTTGAACAAAAGACAGGCGCTAAAATTTTGGATGGTTATGGACTTTCCGAAACGGCACCATCAACTCATGCCAATCCGTTGTTTGCCGAACGAAAGCAAGGCAGTGTCGGTATTGGTTTACCATCAACAGACTATAAAATCGTGGATACTCATACTGGACAGAAGGTTATGCCAACAGGTGAAATTGGTGAGGTAATTATTCGCGGGCCCCAGGTAATGAAAGGTTATTGGAATAAGCCGGAAGAAACGCAACAGTCGCTACGCGACGGCTGGTTGTATACCGGCGATATGGCGTACATGGATGATGAAGGTTACGTATATATCGCTGATCGTAAAAAAGATATGATTATTGCCAGCGGCTATAATGTTTATCCCCGGGAAGTGGAAGAGGTCCTCAATGAGCATGCGGCGGTTTTGGAAGTAGCCGTCATCGGAGTAGCCGATGATTACCGTGGAGAAACGGTTAAAGCTTTTATTGTGCTTAGGGAAGGAGCGTCGATCACTGAACAGGAGGTTATTGCACATAGCCGCAAGTATTTGGCTGCATTTAAAGTTCCGCGTTTCGTCGAGTTTCGTGAGGAGCTGCCTAAATCAAACGTTGGGAAAACTTTGCGCCGCTCCCTAAGAGAAGAACAAAATCAAACTCAATCCTCATAG
- a CDS encoding long-chain-fatty-acid--CoA ligase — MSDKLWLDVYPQNVKQQIDVPHQSLPQMLLEKIEKYEQHIALSFQGQEITYEQLGAMVTAFASGLQGEGVQKGDRAAIMLPNSSQYVIAYYGILLAGGIVTQINPMLTERELTYILNDSGAETIVVQDDLYHKVKAVQNQTKLKNVIVVNLLARVTYNEPAYMFDDFLDRGAHQVSQVAIDPAEDVAVLQYTGGTTGRSKGVMLTHNNLMANIIQIYEIFNEELSFGRERVLTVIPLFHVYGMTNGMNLAIFLGATNIMLPRFELQDVLETIKQSKPTMFPGVPTMYIGLLTHPEADKYGLDSIRICNSGSAPMPVELMKEFEQKTGAMIAEGYGLSETAPTTHVNPLFAERKTGSVGIGLPSTDYKIVDTNTGQKIINHGDTGEIIIYGPQVMKGYWNKPKETQQALRDGWLYTGNIGHMDEEGYLYIVDRKKDMIIASGYNVYPREVEEVLYEHSAVLEAAVVGVVDDYRGETVKAFIVLREGESTNEQEIIAHSRKYLAAYKAPHYVEFREELPKSNVGKTLRRSLRDEQNQSLAKK, encoded by the coding sequence ATGAGTGATAAATTATGGTTGGATGTGTATCCGCAAAATGTAAAACAACAGATTGATGTTCCTCATCAAAGTTTACCACAAATGTTATTAGAAAAGATTGAAAAGTACGAGCAACATATTGCTCTTTCTTTTCAAGGTCAAGAGATTACGTATGAACAGTTGGGTGCGATGGTCACGGCATTTGCCTCTGGGTTACAGGGAGAGGGTGTGCAAAAAGGAGATCGCGCAGCTATTATGTTGCCCAACTCTTCCCAGTATGTTATCGCTTACTACGGCATATTGTTGGCTGGAGGCATTGTTACTCAGATCAACCCTATGCTGACTGAGAGGGAATTAACTTATATTTTGAATGACTCTGGTGCAGAAACGATCGTTGTGCAAGATGATTTATACCACAAAGTGAAAGCGGTTCAAAACCAAACGAAGTTGAAAAATGTCATTGTCGTGAACCTGTTGGCAAGAGTCACGTATAATGAACCAGCCTACATGTTCGATGATTTCCTGGATAGAGGTGCTCATCAGGTATCACAGGTAGCCATCGATCCCGCGGAAGATGTCGCTGTGTTGCAATATACAGGAGGAACAACAGGACGTTCCAAAGGGGTTATGCTTACCCACAATAACTTGATGGCTAATATTATACAGATTTATGAAATTTTCAACGAAGAATTATCTTTTGGTCGTGAGCGTGTGTTAACGGTCATCCCTTTATTCCATGTTTATGGGATGACGAACGGTATGAATCTGGCAATCTTTCTCGGAGCGACCAATATTATGCTGCCCAGGTTTGAGTTGCAGGATGTATTAGAAACGATCAAACAATCGAAACCGACCATGTTCCCTGGAGTACCGACTATGTATATCGGCTTATTAACACATCCCGAAGCTGATAAATATGGTCTAGACAGCATCCGGATATGTAATAGCGGTAGCGCGCCGATGCCCGTTGAGCTTATGAAAGAATTTGAACAAAAGACTGGTGCTATGATTGCGGAGGGTTATGGACTTTCCGAAACGGCCCCGACTACGCACGTCAATCCGTTGTTTGCCGAACGTAAAACAGGCAGTGTCGGTATTGGTTTACCATCAACGGATTATAAAATCGTAGATACTAACACTGGGCAAAAGATTATAAACCACGGAGATACCGGTGAGATTATCATTTATGGTCCCCAGGTGATGAAAGGCTATTGGAACAAACCTAAGGAAACACAACAGGCATTGCGTGATGGCTGGTTATATACCGGTAATATTGGACACATGGACGAGGAAGGCTATTTGTATATCGTCGATCGTAAAAAAGATATGATTATTGCTAGTGGTTATAATGTTTATCCACGAGAAGTAGAAGAGGTGCTTTATGAGCATTCGGCTGTATTGGAAGCAGCCGTCGTAGGTGTGGTTGATGATTACCGCGGAGAAACGGTCAAAGCCTTTATTGTGCTTAGGGAAGGGGAGTCGACCAACGAACAGGAGATTATTGCACATAGCCGCAAGTATTTGGCTGCTTATAAAGCTCCACACTACGTTGAGTTTAGAGAAGAGCTTCCTAAGTCAAACGTTGGGAAAACTTTGCGTCGTTCCTTGAGAGACGAACAAAATCAATCTCTTGCAAAAAAATGA
- the tnpA gene encoding IS66 family insertion sequence element accessory protein TnpA, with amino-acid sequence MIAGGYVMTLKDKRIEWKARYDAWKESGQRVAEWCREQDINVNQMYYWVQRFKDDKISSEPDSTQWLTVQVDDDDPIPSGGSEPIFIHYGAISVEVRPGAHVGLLSDIIHVLRSQC; translated from the coding sequence ATGATTGCGGGAGGTTATGTGATGACGCTGAAAGACAAGAGAATCGAGTGGAAAGCTCGGTATGATGCCTGGAAAGAAAGCGGACAACGTGTGGCCGAATGGTGTCGTGAGCAGGACATCAACGTCAATCAAATGTATTATTGGGTCCAGCGATTCAAGGATGACAAGATATCATCGGAACCGGATTCAACCCAATGGCTGACGGTCCAAGTCGACGATGATGATCCTATACCTTCCGGAGGATCGGAACCTATCTTTATTCACTACGGTGCCATCTCCGTCGAAGTAAGGCCGGGCGCCCATGTTGGGTTATTATCCGATATCATTCATGTGTTGCGAAGCCAATGTTGA
- a CDS encoding GntP family permease, whose protein sequence is MLSLIGIIISLVLLIILAFKGFGLLLVTPVLAVLVALTSNMDIVEALTGPYMDSFVGFAQDYFLIFLFSAIFGKVIADSGAAASIAAGIMKVIGKKSRLAVIAATMIITAALTYGGVSLFVAIFVVMPIARPIFKEMDIPWPIFIGSFALGAATFTMTMLPGTPQIQNIIPMTHLGTSPTSGALIGLVATAVVIPFGLWWLNREDKKYQKKNIGYEETKGNVSADTEEKNHYPKFIISIFPSALLLILINIVQLNIELSLALSVIAALVLFYIYLEQPLQTFNTGAMNVAAPILNTCAVVGFGGVVASTQGFEVMRAALLDFPGHPLISFAVAINVMVGITGSASGGLGIALETLADDYSHVNSEALHRIGAISSGGLDSLPHSGAVVTLLTVSGTTHRVSYMPVFWMCVVGPLIALAVALIPAIFFY, encoded by the coding sequence ATGTTAAGTCTGATAGGAATTATTATCTCACTAGTTTTACTTATTATTTTAGCATTCAAAGGTTTTGGGCTCCTATTAGTAACACCTGTCCTCGCAGTTTTAGTAGCCCTCACCAGTAATATGGATATTGTAGAAGCACTTACAGGGCCTTATATGGATAGTTTTGTAGGATTTGCTCAGGATTACTTTTTAATCTTTTTATTTAGTGCTATTTTTGGGAAAGTGATAGCTGATAGTGGTGCAGCGGCTAGTATTGCTGCAGGTATTATGAAAGTAATAGGAAAAAAAAGTCGGTTAGCTGTGATTGCTGCAACGATGATTATTACCGCTGCTCTAACCTACGGAGGGGTAAGTTTATTTGTAGCAATTTTCGTAGTAATGCCTATCGCAAGACCAATATTTAAAGAAATGGATATCCCATGGCCTATTTTTATTGGATCATTTGCTTTAGGAGCCGCGACATTTACAATGACAATGTTGCCTGGAACCCCCCAAATCCAAAATATTATACCTATGACGCATTTAGGTACTAGCCCTACTTCAGGAGCTCTAATTGGGTTAGTAGCTACGGCAGTCGTCATCCCTTTTGGACTTTGGTGGTTAAATAGGGAAGACAAAAAATATCAAAAAAAGAATATAGGTTATGAGGAAACTAAAGGCAATGTTTCGGCAGATACCGAAGAAAAGAATCATTATCCGAAGTTTATTATTAGCATCTTCCCGTCTGCGTTGTTGTTAATACTTATAAATATTGTTCAACTAAATATAGAATTATCTTTAGCGCTGTCTGTAATTGCTGCACTCGTTCTCTTTTATATATATTTGGAGCAACCGCTTCAAACATTCAATACTGGAGCCATGAATGTAGCTGCGCCAATTTTAAATACATGCGCTGTTGTTGGGTTTGGAGGAGTTGTTGCAAGTACACAAGGATTTGAAGTTATGCGGGCTGCACTTTTGGATTTCCCGGGACATCCACTCATTTCATTCGCAGTAGCCATTAACGTAATGGTTGGAATTACTGGTTCAGCTTCCGGAGGATTAGGTATAGCGTTAGAAACTTTGGCAGATGACTATTCTCATGTTAACTCTGAAGCGCTTCATAGAATTGGAGCCATAAGTTCCGGCGGTTTAGATTCACTCCCACATAGTGGAGCTGTAGTTACATTGTTGACTGTAAGCGGCACCACTCATAGAGTGAGTTACATGCCCGTTTTTTGGATGTGTGTAGTAGGTCCTTTAATTGCATTAGCTGTTGCTCTTATCCCGGCAATATTCTTCTATTAA